The Thermococcus stetteri genome has a segment encoding these proteins:
- the tdh gene encoding L-threonine 3-dehydrogenase, which produces MAEKMQAIMKTKPAYGAELVEVDVPKPGPGEVLIKVLATSICGTDLHIYEWNEWAQSRIKPPQIMGHEVAGEVVEVGPGVEDLQVGDYISVETHIVCGKCYACRHNRYHVCQNTKIFGVDMDGVFAHYAIVPAKNAWKNPKDMPPEYAALQEPLGNAVDTVLAGPISGRSTLITGAGPLGLLGIAVAKASGAYPVIVSEPSEFRRKLAKKVGADYVVNPFEEDPVKFVMDITDGAGVEVFLEFSGAPKALEQGLKAVTPGGRVSLLGLFPREVTIDFNNLIIFKALEVHGITGRHLWETWYTVSSLIQSGKLNLDPIITHKYKGFDKFEEAFELMRAGKTGKVVFFPHKG; this is translated from the coding sequence ATGGCCGAGAAAATGCAGGCTATTATGAAAACTAAGCCGGCCTACGGTGCCGAGCTTGTAGAAGTTGACGTTCCAAAGCCCGGGCCGGGAGAGGTCCTCATCAAGGTTCTCGCAACGAGCATCTGCGGTACAGACCTGCACATCTACGAGTGGAACGAGTGGGCGCAGAGCAGGATAAAGCCGCCCCAGATAATGGGTCACGAGGTTGCCGGAGAGGTCGTTGAGGTCGGCCCCGGCGTTGAAGACCTCCAGGTTGGAGATTACATCAGCGTAGAAACTCACATCGTCTGCGGCAAGTGCTACGCCTGCAGGCACAACCGCTACCACGTTTGCCAGAACACCAAGATATTCGGTGTCGATATGGACGGTGTATTCGCCCACTACGCGATAGTCCCGGCCAAGAACGCCTGGAAGAACCCGAAGGACATGCCGCCGGAGTATGCGGCCCTTCAGGAACCGCTCGGAAACGCTGTTGATACAGTTCTTGCTGGCCCGATATCGGGAAGGAGCACTCTCATAACAGGCGCTGGCCCGCTCGGGCTCCTTGGAATAGCAGTTGCCAAGGCGAGCGGCGCTTACCCTGTCATAGTCAGCGAGCCGAGCGAGTTCAGGAGGAAGCTGGCCAAGAAGGTCGGCGCTGACTACGTCGTCAACCCCTTCGAGGAAGACCCGGTTAAGTTCGTCATGGACATAACAGATGGAGCAGGCGTTGAAGTCTTCCTTGAGTTCAGCGGTGCCCCGAAGGCCCTCGAGCAGGGCCTCAAGGCCGTAACCCCTGGAGGGCGCGTTTCGCTCCTCGGCCTCTTCCCGAGGGAGGTCACGATAGACTTTAACAACCTCATCATCTTCAAGGCTCTCGAAGTCCACGGCATAACCGGAAGGCACCTCTGGGAGACCTGGTACACCGTCTCAAGCCTCATACAGAGCGGCAAGCTGAACCTCGACCCGATAATCACCCACAAGTACAAGGGCTTCGACAAGTTCGAGGAAGCCTTCGAGCTGATGCGCGCTGGAAAGACTGGAAAGGTAGTTTTCTTCCCGCACAAGGGGTAA
- the pheS gene encoding phenylalanine--tRNA ligase subunit alpha, producing MELSYQEKLTLIKLAELKRAKVEELVKESGLEQVAVMRALLGLQAKGLAKLHERSEGVVKLTETGKKYAQIGLPEWRALRVLREKGKVTLDDLKDVLSEGELKPIVGLLRRESWANVRKEKGKLVLEITEKGREASERPIDKALKLLAERGEVPVKEIEKLVPVNELKRRKIGEEDTITEREAEITEEGEELVKKGLELKKEVSVLTPELIKSGKWREVEFRKFDIKAPVRRIYPGKKQPYRAFLDKIRKRLIEMGFIEMTAESLIETQFWNFDALFQPQNHPAREWTDTYQLKYPKSGHLPEEELVARVKAAHEHGGNTGSRGWGYVWSPERAMLLMPRAHATALSGRQLAKGVEIPGKYFAIQRVFRPDVLDRTHLIEFNQVDGFVVGEELNFRHLLGILKRFAVEIAGAKKVKFLPDYYPFTEPSVQMSAYHPELGWVEFGGAGIFREEMTKALGIDAPVIAWGIGIDRLAMFKLGIDDIRYLFSYDLRWLREARLVW from the coding sequence ATGGAGCTAAGCTATCAGGAGAAGCTCACACTCATTAAGCTCGCGGAGCTCAAGAGGGCAAAGGTTGAGGAACTTGTGAAGGAGAGCGGTCTCGAGCAGGTCGCCGTGATGCGCGCCCTTCTCGGCCTTCAGGCCAAAGGACTTGCGAAGCTCCACGAGAGGAGCGAGGGGGTTGTCAAACTCACCGAGACCGGGAAGAAGTACGCTCAAATCGGTCTTCCAGAGTGGAGGGCTCTAAGGGTTCTCCGCGAGAAGGGAAAGGTCACACTTGACGACCTCAAGGATGTCCTCAGCGAGGGCGAGCTGAAGCCGATAGTCGGCCTTCTCAGGAGGGAAAGCTGGGCGAACGTGAGGAAGGAGAAAGGGAAGCTCGTCCTTGAGATAACCGAGAAGGGAAGAGAAGCTTCGGAAAGACCCATTGACAAAGCCTTAAAGCTCCTCGCCGAGAGGGGTGAAGTCCCGGTTAAGGAAATCGAAAAGCTCGTGCCCGTAAATGAGCTTAAGAGGAGGAAGATCGGCGAAGAGGACACAATCACCGAGAGGGAAGCCGAGATAACTGAAGAGGGAGAAGAACTCGTTAAGAAGGGCCTTGAGCTCAAGAAAGAGGTCTCGGTGCTTACACCTGAACTCATAAAGTCCGGCAAGTGGAGGGAAGTTGAGTTCAGGAAGTTCGACATAAAAGCTCCCGTGAGGAGGATTTACCCGGGCAAGAAGCAGCCGTACAGGGCCTTCCTCGATAAGATAAGGAAAAGGCTCATAGAGATGGGCTTCATCGAGATGACCGCCGAGAGCCTCATAGAGACCCAGTTCTGGAACTTCGACGCGCTCTTCCAGCCGCAGAACCACCCGGCGAGGGAGTGGACAGACACCTACCAGCTCAAGTACCCGAAGAGCGGGCACCTGCCTGAGGAGGAGCTCGTGGCCAGAGTGAAGGCAGCGCACGAGCACGGCGGAAACACCGGCTCGAGGGGTTGGGGCTACGTCTGGTCACCAGAGAGGGCGATGCTCCTGATGCCGCGTGCCCACGCAACTGCCCTAAGCGGAAGACAGCTCGCCAAGGGAGTTGAGATTCCGGGGAAGTACTTCGCGATACAGCGCGTTTTCAGGCCTGACGTTCTGGACAGAACACACCTCATCGAGTTCAACCAGGTTGACGGCTTCGTCGTCGGCGAAGAGCTCAACTTCAGGCACCTGCTCGGAATACTCAAGCGCTTCGCCGTTGAGATTGCCGGGGCGAAGAAGGTCAAGTTCCTTCCGGATTATTATCCGTTCACTGAGCCGAGCGTCCAGATGAGTGCCTACCACCCAGAACTCGGCTGGGTCGAGTTCGGAGGGGCAGGAATCTTCAGGGAGGAGATGACGAAGGCCCTTGGAATCGATGCACCGGTCATAGCCTGGGGAATTGGAATCGACAGGCTAGCGATGTTCAAGCTCGGAATAGACGACATCCGCTACCTCTTCAGCTACGACCTGCGCTGGTTGAGGGAAGCGAGGCTCGTCTGGTGA
- a CDS encoding DUF1850 domain-containing protein, translating to MITDGKAEKVYPLGEHEITIEYIHSVERSEVVETLEVNRSGIYATGMKWKDFGAGLPEDFQEWNGSWYEKKINIYLGKSLDYWFIPLNQANITVDGSRAFAPRSDTLIKFRVKSCPILLITIGRC from the coding sequence GTGATAACCGACGGAAAAGCCGAGAAGGTGTATCCTCTGGGCGAACACGAGATAACGATAGAGTACATCCACAGCGTTGAGCGGAGCGAGGTGGTCGAGACGCTGGAAGTCAACCGGAGCGGCATCTACGCAACTGGAATGAAGTGGAAGGACTTCGGTGCTGGCCTTCCGGAGGACTTCCAGGAGTGGAACGGGAGCTGGTACGAGAAGAAGATCAACATCTACCTCGGGAAGAGCCTCGACTACTGGTTCATCCCCCTGAACCAGGCAAACATAACCGTTGACGGCTCCCGCGCCTTCGCCCCCCGCTCCGATACCCTAATTAAGTTCCGCGTTAAATCATGTCCTATACTGCTGATCACAATTGGGAGGTGCTGA
- a CDS encoding LSm family protein, with translation MSEKQYLLDKTLERWKGMRVAVGIGSEISFSGILEDFDEEIILLRNVTDYAGNKARELIVKIDEVNWITLL, from the coding sequence ATGAGCGAGAAGCAGTACCTGCTTGACAAAACACTCGAGCGCTGGAAGGGCATGAGAGTTGCCGTTGGAATTGGAAGCGAGATCAGCTTTTCAGGAATTCTTGAGGACTTCGATGAGGAGATAATACTGCTCAGAAACGTCACCGACTACGCCGGCAACAAGGCGAGGGAGCTGATAGTGAAGATAGACGAGGTGAACTGGATAACGCTCCTGTGA
- the pheT gene encoding phenylalanine--tRNA ligase subunit beta: MPKFDVSKRDLERLVGKTFSVEEWEDLFLYAKCELDDVWEENGEIYFKADSKDTNRPDLWSAEGIARQVRFALGFQKGLPKYEVEKSDVVVYVDEKLKDIRPYGVYAIVEGLNIDEEALRQMINLQEKVSLTFGRRRREVAIGIFDFDKVKPPIYYRAVEKTEKFIPLGYDEEMTLEEILEKHEKGREYGHLIKDKPFYPLLVDSEGKVLSMPPVINSEITGRVTTETKNVFVDITGWDLNKIMLALNVVVTALAERGGKIKSVKVIYPDFEIETPDLTPKEFEVELDYIRKLAGLELSDEEIKELLERMMYEVKLEDGRAKLRYPAFRDDIMHARDVLEDVLIAYGYNEIEPEEPKLAVQGRGDKFIEFEDAVRELMVGFGLQEVMTFNLTNREAQYDRMNLEFGKDYFNHPPAELVEIENPISPKWSALRNWLIPSLLDFLSQNTHEEYPQKLFEVGKATLIDESRETKTVSESKLAVALAHPRVTFTEAKEILDSVMRHLGFEYELEEAEHPSFIPGRAGKILVNGKAIGIIGEIHPAVLENWGIEMPVAAFELFLAPLYTEPYL; the protein is encoded by the coding sequence ATGCCGAAGTTCGACGTCTCAAAGCGCGACCTTGAAAGGCTCGTCGGGAAAACCTTCAGCGTCGAGGAGTGGGAAGACCTCTTCCTCTACGCCAAATGCGAGCTCGACGACGTCTGGGAGGAGAACGGTGAAATCTACTTCAAGGCCGACTCAAAGGACACCAACAGGCCCGACCTCTGGAGCGCCGAGGGAATAGCAAGGCAGGTGCGCTTTGCCCTTGGCTTCCAGAAGGGCCTGCCGAAGTACGAGGTTGAGAAGAGCGACGTTGTCGTTTACGTTGACGAGAAGCTGAAGGACATCAGGCCCTACGGTGTCTATGCCATTGTTGAGGGCTTGAACATAGACGAAGAGGCCCTGAGGCAGATGATCAACCTGCAGGAGAAGGTCTCTCTCACCTTTGGAAGGAGGAGAAGGGAGGTAGCGATAGGCATCTTCGACTTCGACAAGGTCAAGCCGCCGATATACTACCGTGCCGTCGAGAAGACGGAGAAGTTCATCCCTCTCGGCTACGATGAGGAGATGACGCTTGAGGAAATCCTTGAGAAGCACGAGAAAGGCAGGGAGTACGGCCACCTGATAAAGGATAAGCCGTTCTATCCTCTCCTAGTGGACAGCGAGGGCAAAGTCCTCTCGATGCCGCCTGTAATTAACTCCGAGATAACGGGAAGAGTAACAACAGAGACCAAGAACGTCTTCGTTGATATAACTGGCTGGGACCTGAACAAGATAATGCTCGCCCTCAACGTCGTTGTCACAGCTCTCGCCGAGCGCGGCGGGAAGATAAAGAGCGTCAAGGTCATCTATCCAGACTTTGAGATAGAGACACCAGACTTAACGCCGAAGGAGTTCGAGGTTGAGCTCGACTACATAAGAAAGCTGGCCGGCCTTGAGCTGAGCGATGAAGAAATCAAGGAGCTCCTTGAGAGGATGATGTATGAAGTTAAGCTTGAGGACGGAAGGGCAAAGCTCCGCTATCCTGCCTTCCGCGATGACATAATGCACGCGAGGGACGTCCTTGAGGATGTACTCATCGCCTACGGCTACAACGAGATTGAACCCGAGGAGCCGAAGCTGGCAGTCCAGGGAAGGGGTGACAAGTTCATCGAGTTCGAAGACGCCGTTAGGGAGCTCATGGTCGGCTTTGGCTTACAGGAGGTCATGACCTTCAACCTCACGAACAGGGAGGCCCAGTACGACAGGATGAACCTGGAGTTTGGAAAGGACTACTTCAACCACCCGCCCGCTGAGCTCGTGGAGATAGAGAACCCGATAAGCCCGAAGTGGTCAGCCCTTAGGAACTGGCTCATACCGAGCCTGCTCGACTTCCTGAGCCAGAACACCCACGAGGAGTACCCGCAGAAGCTCTTCGAGGTCGGAAAGGCCACACTCATAGACGAGAGCAGGGAGACTAAGACGGTCAGCGAGAGCAAGCTGGCGGTGGCTCTGGCACACCCACGCGTGACCTTCACCGAGGCAAAGGAAATCCTCGACTCAGTGATGCGCCACCTCGGCTTTGAGTACGAGCTTGAAGAGGCAGAACACCCGAGCTTCATCCCTGGAAGGGCCGGCAAAATCCTGGTGAACGGAAAAGCGATAGGGATCATCGGGGAGATACACCCGGCCGTCTTAGAGAACTGGGGTATTGAGATGCCCGTTGCGGCCTTTGAGCTGTTCCTTGCTCCGCTCTACACGGAGCCCTACCTATGA
- a CDS encoding UbiD family decarboxylase encodes MLREILSRFEDLVVIKEPVKKELEITRYLLKYPDRPVLFEDVEGWKVAGNIWSTRERIASYLNTTREKLIHLIAEAMENPRPYKEVKDAPFLRNSTKDFSLRELPIPKYYPRDGGQYFTSAMVIAKDDSGFVNISFHRMMVRDEKTAAIRLVPRHLYSMWKEKAERGEDLDIRIVVGNPVHLLLAGSVSTAYGISELEIASAMSKIAFGRPLEVIDLGGIPVPVESEFVFEARITPELVDEGPFVDITGTYDIVRKQPLVVFEKMYHVDDPIFHALLSGGYEHYMLMGLPKEPQIYASVKRVVPKVHGVRLTEGGSMWLHAVVSITKQHDGDGKNAILAAFAGHPSLKRVIVVDEDINIYDDREVEWAVATRFQPDRDLVIVPNARGSSLDPSAEKGLTAKWGLDATKPLGRKEEFERARV; translated from the coding sequence ATGCTGAGGGAGATACTCTCACGGTTTGAAGACCTAGTTGTCATTAAGGAACCCGTAAAGAAAGAGCTGGAGATAACCCGCTACCTCCTAAAGTATCCTGACAGGCCGGTTCTGTTTGAAGACGTGGAAGGCTGGAAGGTTGCCGGAAACATCTGGAGCACCCGCGAGAGGATAGCATCTTACCTCAACACCACGAGGGAGAAATTAATCCACCTGATAGCGGAAGCTATGGAAAACCCAAGACCCTACAAAGAGGTTAAGGACGCACCCTTCCTCAGGAACTCGACGAAGGACTTCTCCCTCAGGGAGCTCCCGATTCCAAAGTACTACCCAAGGGACGGCGGCCAGTACTTCACCTCTGCTATGGTCATAGCGAAGGACGATAGCGGCTTTGTGAACATTTCGTTCCACAGAATGATGGTGCGCGATGAGAAAACCGCCGCCATAAGGCTCGTTCCGAGGCACCTCTACTCGATGTGGAAGGAGAAGGCCGAGAGGGGAGAAGACCTCGACATTAGAATAGTCGTTGGCAATCCGGTTCACCTTCTCCTGGCAGGGTCCGTGAGCACCGCTTATGGAATAAGCGAGCTGGAGATAGCATCGGCCATGAGCAAGATAGCCTTCGGGAGACCGCTCGAAGTAATAGACCTCGGCGGAATTCCTGTCCCAGTCGAGAGCGAGTTCGTTTTCGAGGCCAGGATAACGCCGGAGCTCGTTGATGAAGGGCCCTTCGTTGACATAACCGGGACGTACGACATAGTCAGGAAGCAGCCGCTGGTAGTGTTCGAGAAGATGTATCACGTGGATGATCCCATCTTCCACGCCCTGCTCTCCGGCGGGTATGAGCACTACATGCTGATGGGCCTTCCAAAGGAGCCGCAGATATACGCGAGCGTGAAGAGAGTAGTGCCGAAAGTTCACGGAGTGAGGCTAACCGAGGGCGGCTCGATGTGGCTCCACGCCGTCGTTTCAATAACCAAACAGCACGACGGCGACGGCAAGAATGCAATTTTAGCCGCTTTCGCCGGTCATCCGAGCCTGAAGAGGGTTATAGTAGTCGACGAAGACATAAACATCTACGACGACAGGGAAGTTGAGTGGGCGGTCGCTACCCGCTTCCAGCCGGACAGGGATCTTGTGATAGTCCCGAACGCGAGGGGAAGCTCCCTCGATCCCTCGGCTGAGAAAGGGCTCACGGCGAAGTGGGGACTCGACGCGACGAAGCCCCTGGGTAGAAAAGAAGAGTTTGAAAGGGCGAGGGTGTAA
- the truA gene encoding tRNA pseudouridine(38-40) synthase TruA — MKLALRVAYDGSAFYGFQRQPEVRTVEGEIIRVLQKLGIIESPEENDFKGASRTDRGVSAFFNVVSFVPSRRPDLARPEVLNHHLSDIWVLGVAEVPDDFHPRFWARSKTYRYYLVNEGFDIEAMRGCADLFEGRHDFSAFAKLEPGRDPIREVERIGVIERQGYLVIEVQGKSFLWEMVRRMVNALRFCGLGILEAEEVERMLAGEYRKKIPPAPPEGLVLWHIDYPGITFEGDERGIRKAKRDLFERYSRALTRAALFGDFLLEV; from the coding sequence ATGAAGCTCGCACTGAGAGTGGCCTACGACGGGAGCGCCTTCTACGGCTTCCAGCGCCAGCCCGAAGTAAGGACCGTTGAGGGCGAGATCATCAGAGTCCTGCAAAAGCTTGGGATAATCGAAAGTCCAGAAGAGAACGACTTCAAGGGGGCCTCAAGGACAGACAGGGGAGTGTCAGCGTTCTTCAACGTGGTCTCCTTCGTCCCTTCGAGGAGGCCTGACCTCGCCCGCCCGGAAGTCCTCAACCACCACCTAAGTGACATCTGGGTTCTCGGCGTTGCTGAAGTTCCCGACGATTTTCACCCGCGCTTCTGGGCAAGGTCAAAGACCTACCGGTACTACCTCGTGAACGAGGGCTTCGACATCGAAGCTATGAGGGGATGTGCCGATCTCTTCGAGGGGAGACACGACTTTTCGGCCTTCGCAAAGCTAGAACCCGGCAGGGATCCAATAAGAGAGGTCGAGAGAATCGGGGTCATCGAGAGGCAGGGCTACCTCGTGATCGAAGTCCAGGGGAAGAGCTTCCTGTGGGAGATGGTGCGGAGAATGGTAAATGCCCTCCGCTTCTGCGGGCTTGGCATTCTCGAAGCTGAAGAAGTCGAGAGGATGCTTGCTGGAGAGTACAGGAAGAAGATACCGCCGGCGCCGCCTGAGGGGCTCGTCCTGTGGCACATAGATTACCCGGGTATTACGTTCGAAGGCGATGAAAGGGGCATCAGAAAGGCGAAGAGGGACCTTTTCGAGCGCTATTCCAGGGCATTAACGAGAGCGGCGCTTTTTGGGGACTTTCTCTTGGAAGTTTGA
- a CDS encoding TAXI family TRAP transporter solute-binding subunit, with translation MASGCIGGGGTSTSSATQSSSAAYSGTITIYTGGTSGVYFPLGSKYAEILNKNGIKAKAVTSGASVTNAKAIGEGKAQAAILQNDIAYYAYNGLYMFEGQAVKNIRGVAALYPETVQFVVRADSDIKSLQDLKGKKVAIGAAGSGTAVAAEQILKAAGVWDSIQKVNQKFSEAAQSLKVGQIDAAVIVSGAPTPAVNQIAVQTPVRVLPIPDDILNKLHDQGYIFYVRQVLPKDTYNGMTEDTPTVAVKAILAVSADLPDDVVYQMTKILFDPNNLAELHKVHAKTKYISLDTALDGMSIPLHPGAIKFYEEKGIKVPDKLKP, from the coding sequence GTGGCCAGCGGTTGCATTGGTGGAGGTGGGACATCAACTTCCTCGGCAACTCAGAGCAGTTCCGCCGCATATTCAGGCACGATAACAATCTACACCGGAGGAACGAGCGGTGTCTACTTCCCGCTCGGCTCAAAGTACGCTGAGATACTCAACAAGAACGGCATAAAGGCCAAGGCCGTTACAAGCGGTGCCAGCGTCACCAACGCCAAGGCCATAGGTGAGGGCAAGGCCCAGGCCGCCATACTGCAGAACGATATAGCTTACTACGCCTACAACGGCCTTTACATGTTCGAGGGACAGGCTGTTAAGAACATACGCGGTGTCGCGGCCCTCTACCCTGAGACAGTCCAGTTCGTCGTCAGGGCCGACAGCGACATCAAGAGCCTTCAGGACCTCAAGGGCAAGAAGGTTGCCATAGGTGCCGCCGGAAGCGGTACTGCCGTCGCCGCCGAGCAGATACTCAAAGCCGCTGGCGTCTGGGACAGCATCCAGAAGGTCAACCAGAAGTTCAGCGAGGCCGCGCAGAGCCTTAAGGTCGGCCAGATCGATGCCGCTGTTATAGTTTCAGGTGCCCCAACCCCGGCCGTTAACCAGATAGCCGTCCAGACCCCGGTTAGGGTTCTCCCGATTCCGGACGACATCCTCAACAAGCTCCACGACCAGGGATACATATTCTACGTCAGGCAGGTTCTCCCGAAGGACACCTACAACGGCATGACAGAGGACACCCCGACCGTTGCCGTTAAGGCAATCCTCGCCGTCAGCGCCGACCTTCCAGACGACGTCGTCTACCAGATGACCAAGATACTCTTCGACCCGAACAACCTCGCCGAGCTCCACAAGGTCCACGCCAAGACCAAGTACATAAGCCTCGACACCGCCCTCGACGGTATGAGCATCCCGCTCCACCCAGGAGCGATCAAGTTCTACGAAGAGAAGGGCATAAAGGTCCCGGACAAGCTTAAGCCGTGA
- a CDS encoding DEAD/DEAH box helicase has product MVVLRIPDGSALVYIEKADPSVYFKIYNLLTYKKDYGKWEKPESLYDPYEKSFPVGLLPRVKKFLNSKGYRVRVKDERQVRGEKLNSTWNEKFQMRRYQQRAVKKALKEKMGVLALPVGSGKTIVGLRIVHELDISALIVVHTKELLYQWAERVKEVLGVEAGIVGDNKWEEGPVTVAMIQTLLSRGADKLQRDYAVVLFDECHRTSAAEKFYQLGISLPQVYRFGLSATPWRRIRGEEIKIEAVVGPIIYEVRAEDLIREGFLAKPKFEIITYESAMPSFSERYKELYEDMIMNNDERNRAIVKKAAELARKGHRVLIDVRRIEHGKILKEMLEKEGIKAEFLSSQSPNRWEILEAFKNGEIPILISTLLKEGVDIPEISAIILAGGGKSDIMTIQTIGRALRPKKGMKALIVDIEDDDPLLYTHFLERQKALKQYYGKYYDRAMESNFQEKVPKKRRSR; this is encoded by the coding sequence ATGGTTGTCCTGAGGATCCCTGATGGCTCGGCACTGGTGTACATAGAGAAGGCCGATCCCAGCGTCTACTTCAAGATCTACAACCTGCTCACCTACAAGAAGGACTACGGGAAGTGGGAGAAGCCCGAAAGCCTCTACGATCCCTACGAGAAGAGCTTCCCAGTCGGTCTTCTGCCCAGGGTGAAGAAGTTTCTCAACAGCAAGGGCTACCGCGTTAGGGTAAAGGACGAGAGACAGGTCCGCGGCGAAAAGCTCAACTCCACCTGGAATGAGAAGTTCCAGATGAGGCGCTACCAGCAGAGGGCTGTCAAGAAGGCACTGAAGGAGAAGATGGGCGTCCTCGCCCTTCCAGTCGGCAGTGGAAAGACGATAGTCGGCCTCAGGATCGTCCACGAGCTTGACATATCTGCTCTCATAGTCGTCCACACAAAGGAGCTCCTCTACCAGTGGGCTGAGAGGGTCAAGGAAGTCCTTGGAGTGGAAGCGGGCATCGTTGGGGACAACAAATGGGAAGAAGGGCCTGTAACCGTTGCCATGATACAGACGCTCCTGTCGAGGGGCGCTGACAAGCTCCAGAGGGACTACGCGGTGGTTCTCTTCGACGAGTGCCACAGGACTTCAGCAGCTGAAAAGTTCTACCAGCTCGGCATAAGCCTTCCCCAGGTCTACCGCTTCGGCCTCTCGGCAACTCCGTGGAGGCGCATTAGGGGTGAGGAAATAAAGATTGAAGCTGTAGTCGGTCCGATAATCTACGAGGTCAGGGCTGAAGACCTCATAAGGGAAGGCTTCCTTGCCAAGCCGAAGTTCGAGATAATAACATATGAATCCGCCATGCCTTCCTTCAGCGAGCGCTACAAGGAGCTCTACGAGGACATGATAATGAACAACGACGAGAGGAACAGGGCGATAGTGAAGAAGGCCGCTGAGCTGGCCAGGAAGGGACACAGGGTCCTCATAGACGTCAGGAGGATAGAGCACGGGAAAATCCTGAAGGAGATGCTCGAAAAGGAGGGCATAAAGGCCGAGTTCCTGAGCTCGCAGAGTCCAAACAGGTGGGAGATACTGGAAGCGTTCAAAAACGGCGAAATTCCGATCTTAATCTCGACCCTTCTCAAAGAGGGAGTTGACATACCCGAGATATCGGCGATAATCTTGGCCGGTGGTGGAAAGAGCGACATCATGACGATCCAGACGATAGGGCGTGCGTTGAGGCCGAAGAAGGGAATGAAGGCACTCATAGTTGACATCGAGGACGACGACCCGCTCCTGTACACCCACTTTCTGGAGCGCCAGAAGGCCCTCAAGCAGTACTATGGAAAATACTATGATAGGGCCATGGAGTCAAACTTCCAAGAGAAAGTCCCCAAAAAGCGCCGCTCTCGTTAA
- the mobB gene encoding molybdopterin-guanine dinucleotide biosynthesis protein B translates to MRAVAFVGYKKSGKTTTVEAVARVLKERGYRVAIAKSMHAEFDREGTDTWRFSRVADAVLVRAGDTDALLFKAKDINALFSMVSADFLLLEGFKSVEHVPRVVCARKPEEVEELDRGLAIAVSGVLASSGMAEINGLPVIDATKEPEKLADIVEKKAFMLPNIDCGLCGFRCAEMARMIVRGEKTTRDCVVLSQRAKVIVKIDGQVLPMKDWVQELVEKTVKGMLSAMKGYREGRKIEIIVRSE, encoded by the coding sequence ATGAGGGCGGTGGCATTTGTCGGCTACAAGAAGAGCGGGAAGACAACCACAGTAGAGGCCGTTGCTAGGGTTCTCAAGGAGAGAGGTTACAGGGTGGCGATAGCGAAGAGCATGCATGCGGAGTTCGACAGGGAGGGCACCGACACATGGCGGTTCTCACGGGTGGCTGACGCCGTTCTGGTGAGGGCAGGGGATACTGACGCTCTCCTCTTCAAAGCCAAGGATATAAACGCGCTCTTCTCAATGGTCAGTGCTGATTTTCTGCTCCTTGAGGGTTTCAAATCAGTGGAGCACGTCCCAAGGGTGGTGTGTGCTAGAAAACCTGAAGAGGTTGAAGAGCTTGACAGAGGGCTTGCAATAGCCGTGAGTGGAGTTCTCGCTTCTAGCGGCATGGCTGAAATCAACGGCCTTCCTGTTATCGACGCCACTAAGGAACCTGAAAAGCTCGCAGATATAGTCGAAAAAAAGGCCTTCATGCTTCCCAACATAGACTGCGGCCTCTGCGGCTTCCGCTGTGCCGAGATGGCGAGGATGATAGTGAGAGGTGAAAAAACCACCCGGGACTGCGTTGTTCTCAGCCAGAGAGCTAAGGTCATCGTCAAGATAGACGGGCAGGTTCTCCCCATGAAGGACTGGGTCCAGGAGCTTGTGGAGAAGACTGTAAAGGGTATGCTGTCAGCGATGAAGGGCTACCGTGAAGGGAGAAAGATTGAGATAATAGTGAGGAGTGAGTAA